One segment of Nothobranchius furzeri strain GRZ-AD chromosome 13, NfurGRZ-RIMD1, whole genome shotgun sequence DNA contains the following:
- the dixdc1a gene encoding dixin-A isoform X1 encodes MGAKQMKCLSSASPAHSPKEEYVITQSTDTAKEEPVHDEDQGAPQEHKSEPTEKKSIPEEVSLCGLCPSLGHNGQEEEKSWEEQLDAHQEQLEKEMHEARRMVFRLQGLLLHGSLPEEDQDGSVNFGDARATTEQQLVLIRSRLDQSTEEALDLKRELLRHKQETRHIQAIKDALQQRLAVQEEAVLQLKQELLRCNMAKDQLEGENEELQRKLSERNKFLSEYEQQLGRKDRFLLQQRLDEAQHKAQEGSHVRSFRSENGGYSNSMASKSPAAFQHNAPGEELQLVREALRSLRDSFSGHDPQHHTLDTLEQGVASLMDRLHSLDVQRRQDRGEEFKSPGRRANSTDRDSWPPSSKMAHSHSSPGLDAVVSTKVLYFTDRSLTPFLINIPKRLGEVTLRDFKAAVDRQGNFRYHFKALDPEFGTVKEEVFQDGAIVPGWEGKIVAWVEEDHGERR; translated from the exons ATGGGAGCTAAGCAGATGAAATG TCTCAGCTCAGCCAGTCCTGCACACTCCCCCAAAGAGGAGTATGTCATCACCCAGTCCACTGACACCGCCAAAGAAGAACCAGTCCATGATGAGGACCAGGGAGCACCTCAGGAGCACAAATCTGAGCCAACTGAGAAGAAATCCATCCCAG AAGAGGTGTCACTCTGTGGACTGTGTCCCTCCCTCGGCCACAATGGACAAGAGGAAGAAAAGTCCTGGGAGGAGCAGCTGGATGCCCACCAGGAGCAGCTAGAGAAGGAGATGCATGAAGCCAGAAGGATGGTATTCCGCCTACAG GGTTTGCTGCTGCACGGTTCGCTCCCTGAAGAAGACCAGGATGGATCCGTAAACTTCGGAGACGCCCGGGCGACCACCGAGCAGCAGCTG GTTCTAATCCGCAGTCGTCTGGACCAAAGCACGGAGGAAGCCCTTGATCTGAAG AGGGAACTCCTGAGGCACAAACAAGAGACGCGGCACATTCAGGCCATCAAG GATGCTCTGCAGCAGCGTCTGGCGGTGCAGGAGGAGGCTGTGCTGCAGCTAAAGCAGGAACTACTGAGGTGCAACATGGCCAAAGATCAGTTGGAAGGAGAAAAT GAGGAGCTCCAACGCAAGCTGAGCGAAAGAAACAAATTCCTCAGTGAATACGAG CAGCAGCTTGGCAGGAAGGACAGATTCCTGCTGCAGCAAAGGCTCGATGAAGCCCAGCATAAAGCACAGGAAGGGAGCCACGTACGG TCGTTCAGGAGTGAAAATGGTGGCTATAGTAACTCGATGGCATCAAAGTCTCCTGCAGCGTTTCAGCACAACGCACCA GGTGAGGAGCTGCAGCTGGTTAGGGAAGCACTTCGCAGTCTGAGGGACAGTTTCTCGGGTCACGACCCCCAGCACCACACCCTGGACACTCTGGAGCAAGGCGTGGCCAGTCTCATGGACCGCCTGCACTCACTGGACGTCCAGCGCAGACAGGACAGAGGG GAGGAATTTAAATCACCAGGTCGTAGAGCCAACTCAACAGACCGTGACTCCTGGCCGCCAAGCTCTA AAATGGCACACTCACACAGCAGCCCTGGCCTAGACGCTGTCGTCTCCACTAAAGTGCTCTACTTCACAGATCGCTCGCTCACTCCCTTCCTGATTAACATCCCTAAAAG GCTGGGTGAAGTGACACTGCGAGACTTCAAGGCTGCTGTAGACAGACAAGGCAATTTCAGATACCACTTCAAAGCCCTTGACCCAGAGTTTGGCACCGTGAAAGAGGAG
- the dixdc1a gene encoding dixin-A isoform X2 encodes MGAKQMKCLSSASPAHSPKEEYVITQSTDTAKEEPVHDEDQGAPQEHKSEPTEKKSIPEVSLCGLCPSLGHNGQEEEKSWEEQLDAHQEQLEKEMHEARRMVFRLQGLLLHGSLPEEDQDGSVNFGDARATTEQQLVLIRSRLDQSTEEALDLKRELLRHKQETRHIQAIKDALQQRLAVQEEAVLQLKQELLRCNMAKDQLEGENEELQRKLSERNKFLSEYEQQLGRKDRFLLQQRLDEAQHKAQEGSHVRSFRSENGGYSNSMASKSPAAFQHNAPGEELQLVREALRSLRDSFSGHDPQHHTLDTLEQGVASLMDRLHSLDVQRRQDRGEEFKSPGRRANSTDRDSWPPSSKMAHSHSSPGLDAVVSTKVLYFTDRSLTPFLINIPKRLGEVTLRDFKAAVDRQGNFRYHFKALDPEFGTVKEEVFQDGAIVPGWEGKIVAWVEEDHGERR; translated from the exons ATGGGAGCTAAGCAGATGAAATG TCTCAGCTCAGCCAGTCCTGCACACTCCCCCAAAGAGGAGTATGTCATCACCCAGTCCACTGACACCGCCAAAGAAGAACCAGTCCATGATGAGGACCAGGGAGCACCTCAGGAGCACAAATCTGAGCCAACTGAGAAGAAATCCATCCCAG AGGTGTCACTCTGTGGACTGTGTCCCTCCCTCGGCCACAATGGACAAGAGGAAGAAAAGTCCTGGGAGGAGCAGCTGGATGCCCACCAGGAGCAGCTAGAGAAGGAGATGCATGAAGCCAGAAGGATGGTATTCCGCCTACAG GGTTTGCTGCTGCACGGTTCGCTCCCTGAAGAAGACCAGGATGGATCCGTAAACTTCGGAGACGCCCGGGCGACCACCGAGCAGCAGCTG GTTCTAATCCGCAGTCGTCTGGACCAAAGCACGGAGGAAGCCCTTGATCTGAAG AGGGAACTCCTGAGGCACAAACAAGAGACGCGGCACATTCAGGCCATCAAG GATGCTCTGCAGCAGCGTCTGGCGGTGCAGGAGGAGGCTGTGCTGCAGCTAAAGCAGGAACTACTGAGGTGCAACATGGCCAAAGATCAGTTGGAAGGAGAAAAT GAGGAGCTCCAACGCAAGCTGAGCGAAAGAAACAAATTCCTCAGTGAATACGAG CAGCAGCTTGGCAGGAAGGACAGATTCCTGCTGCAGCAAAGGCTCGATGAAGCCCAGCATAAAGCACAGGAAGGGAGCCACGTACGG TCGTTCAGGAGTGAAAATGGTGGCTATAGTAACTCGATGGCATCAAAGTCTCCTGCAGCGTTTCAGCACAACGCACCA GGTGAGGAGCTGCAGCTGGTTAGGGAAGCACTTCGCAGTCTGAGGGACAGTTTCTCGGGTCACGACCCCCAGCACCACACCCTGGACACTCTGGAGCAAGGCGTGGCCAGTCTCATGGACCGCCTGCACTCACTGGACGTCCAGCGCAGACAGGACAGAGGG GAGGAATTTAAATCACCAGGTCGTAGAGCCAACTCAACAGACCGTGACTCCTGGCCGCCAAGCTCTA AAATGGCACACTCACACAGCAGCCCTGGCCTAGACGCTGTCGTCTCCACTAAAGTGCTCTACTTCACAGATCGCTCGCTCACTCCCTTCCTGATTAACATCCCTAAAAG GCTGGGTGAAGTGACACTGCGAGACTTCAAGGCTGCTGTAGACAGACAAGGCAATTTCAGATACCACTTCAAAGCCCTTGACCCAGAGTTTGGCACCGTGAAAGAGGAG
- the dixdc1a gene encoding dixin-A isoform X3 codes for MGAKQMKCLSSASPAHSPKEEYVITQSTDTAKEEPVHDEDQGAPQEHKSEPTEKKSIPEEVSLCGLCPSLGHNGQEEEKSWEEQLDAHQEQLEKEMHEARRMVFRLQGLLLHGSLPEEDQDGSVNFGDARATTEQQLVLIRSRLDQSTEEALDLKRELLRHKQETRHIQAIKDALQQRLAVQEEAVLQLKQELLRCNMAKDQLEGENEELQRKLSERNKFLSEYEQLGRKDRFLLQQRLDEAQHKAQEGSHVRSFRSENGGYSNSMASKSPAAFQHNAPGEELQLVREALRSLRDSFSGHDPQHHTLDTLEQGVASLMDRLHSLDVQRRQDRGEEFKSPGRRANSTDRDSWPPSSKMAHSHSSPGLDAVVSTKVLYFTDRSLTPFLINIPKRLGEVTLRDFKAAVDRQGNFRYHFKALDPEFGTVKEEVFQDGAIVPGWEGKIVAWVEEDHGERR; via the exons ATGGGAGCTAAGCAGATGAAATG TCTCAGCTCAGCCAGTCCTGCACACTCCCCCAAAGAGGAGTATGTCATCACCCAGTCCACTGACACCGCCAAAGAAGAACCAGTCCATGATGAGGACCAGGGAGCACCTCAGGAGCACAAATCTGAGCCAACTGAGAAGAAATCCATCCCAG AAGAGGTGTCACTCTGTGGACTGTGTCCCTCCCTCGGCCACAATGGACAAGAGGAAGAAAAGTCCTGGGAGGAGCAGCTGGATGCCCACCAGGAGCAGCTAGAGAAGGAGATGCATGAAGCCAGAAGGATGGTATTCCGCCTACAG GGTTTGCTGCTGCACGGTTCGCTCCCTGAAGAAGACCAGGATGGATCCGTAAACTTCGGAGACGCCCGGGCGACCACCGAGCAGCAGCTG GTTCTAATCCGCAGTCGTCTGGACCAAAGCACGGAGGAAGCCCTTGATCTGAAG AGGGAACTCCTGAGGCACAAACAAGAGACGCGGCACATTCAGGCCATCAAG GATGCTCTGCAGCAGCGTCTGGCGGTGCAGGAGGAGGCTGTGCTGCAGCTAAAGCAGGAACTACTGAGGTGCAACATGGCCAAAGATCAGTTGGAAGGAGAAAAT GAGGAGCTCCAACGCAAGCTGAGCGAAAGAAACAAATTCCTCAGTGAATACGAG CAGCTTGGCAGGAAGGACAGATTCCTGCTGCAGCAAAGGCTCGATGAAGCCCAGCATAAAGCACAGGAAGGGAGCCACGTACGG TCGTTCAGGAGTGAAAATGGTGGCTATAGTAACTCGATGGCATCAAAGTCTCCTGCAGCGTTTCAGCACAACGCACCA GGTGAGGAGCTGCAGCTGGTTAGGGAAGCACTTCGCAGTCTGAGGGACAGTTTCTCGGGTCACGACCCCCAGCACCACACCCTGGACACTCTGGAGCAAGGCGTGGCCAGTCTCATGGACCGCCTGCACTCACTGGACGTCCAGCGCAGACAGGACAGAGGG GAGGAATTTAAATCACCAGGTCGTAGAGCCAACTCAACAGACCGTGACTCCTGGCCGCCAAGCTCTA AAATGGCACACTCACACAGCAGCCCTGGCCTAGACGCTGTCGTCTCCACTAAAGTGCTCTACTTCACAGATCGCTCGCTCACTCCCTTCCTGATTAACATCCCTAAAAG GCTGGGTGAAGTGACACTGCGAGACTTCAAGGCTGCTGTAGACAGACAAGGCAATTTCAGATACCACTTCAAAGCCCTTGACCCAGAGTTTGGCACCGTGAAAGAGGAG